A single Aminobacterium mobile DSM 12262 DNA region contains:
- the ftsZ gene encoding cell division protein FtsZ, whose amino-acid sequence MEHVFQIDDATRPHRENIKVIGVGGGGGNALNHIIRSGINGVEFIAANTDMASLGLSETKARIILGKELTRGLGAGADPEVGANSAKESIEEIRQLVTGADMVFLTAGMGGGTGTGATPVIAEVAKESGALVVAVVTNPFSFEGKRRKNQAAQGIVTLKEKVDALLVVENDRLLEIADKKTGLTEAFQLADEVLRQAVQGVTDLILRPSLINVDFADVRTVMKNAGSAIMGIGEGHGDSRAEMAAKAAINSPLMATPMDGAKGILFNITGGSDIGIHEIQQAAEVIKGKADEDATVIWGHTIDDSMEDKMRITVIATGFSEEKERKGAPSKSVRMSNRSANVVLEEAEVVSAPEEDLFTMSGVPKTPYDIPSIVRRSQRSSK is encoded by the coding sequence ATGGAGCATGTTTTTCAGATAGACGATGCGACGAGGCCTCATCGGGAAAACATTAAAGTCATAGGTGTTGGCGGTGGTGGCGGGAATGCTTTAAACCATATCATACGAAGTGGCATAAATGGAGTGGAATTTATTGCTGCTAATACTGATATGGCTTCTTTAGGGCTTTCTGAAACAAAAGCACGGATTATTTTAGGAAAAGAGCTGACTCGCGGCTTAGGTGCGGGGGCAGATCCTGAAGTAGGGGCGAACTCTGCCAAGGAGTCTATCGAGGAAATTCGGCAGCTTGTTACTGGGGCCGATATGGTTTTTCTCACTGCCGGAATGGGCGGGGGGACAGGGACAGGAGCAACCCCTGTTATAGCAGAGGTTGCGAAGGAATCCGGCGCTCTCGTAGTTGCTGTGGTTACAAATCCTTTTTCCTTTGAAGGGAAACGAAGGAAAAATCAGGCGGCTCAAGGGATTGTAACCTTGAAGGAAAAGGTCGATGCGCTTCTTGTGGTGGAAAATGACCGTTTGTTGGAAATTGCCGATAAAAAAACAGGTTTAACAGAGGCTTTTCAGCTTGCAGATGAAGTTTTGCGTCAAGCGGTACAGGGGGTTACAGATCTTATCCTTCGCCCGAGTCTTATTAACGTTGATTTCGCTGATGTGAGGACTGTTATGAAAAATGCAGGTTCAGCGATTATGGGTATAGGAGAAGGGCATGGGGATAGTCGGGCAGAGATGGCGGCAAAAGCTGCTATTAATAGCCCTCTAATGGCAACTCCTATGGATGGAGCTAAAGGTATTCTTTTCAACATTACTGGTGGCAGTGATATTGGCATTCACGAAATTCAACAGGCAGCAGAAGTTATTAAGGGCAAAGCTGATGAGGATGCCACAGTAATTTGGGGACATACTATCGATGATTCTATGGAAGACAAGATGAGAATTACCGTTATAGCTACTGGTTTCTCTGAGGAAAAAGAGCGAAAAGGAGCACCTTCTAAAAGTGTGAGAATGAGCAACCGTTCAGCCAATGTTGTTTTGGAAGAAGCTGAGGTGGTTTCTGCACCAGAAGAAGATCTTTTTACCATGAGTGGTGTCCCTAAAACTCCTTATGATATTCCGTCGATTGTTCGGAGGTCCCAACGTTCATCAAAATAA
- the ftsA gene encoding cell division protein FtsA yields the protein MYREPEIIVGLDLGTSKIAVVVAERDSRFQDAQIIGIGLAPSQGIRKGLIVNLEQAIQSVRMAVQDAEKMVGFEIGEATVAFSGIDAASVTSRGMVSLGRVPRQVGIQDIERVIEAAQSELAVPSNRVTLHTIPVKYSLDGNSGIDDPLGMTGIRLEIELQSVIAPTSVIQNIINCVESAGITVNGLVIKSLASALGSLTDEEMRTGAVSICIGGGTTGVAMFADGRPVRLSVIPIGGDHITNDLAYVLKIPISKAEEIKQQVSLFPEENKEALEVEARGRTKTLNAEDVVDVISCRLEELLVDYVGKSIADMNIHMFPAGIVLSGGVARSEGVEPFISETLNLPVRVGKPLDSFQMPPGRNDCEYTTASGIIRYIMNKERNPYRYIEAPIEVLRSGGVPAFIAAKRGGHHKNPKSVNGEGFRHFLEMVKKSMKELF from the coding sequence GTGTACAGAGAGCCAGAAATAATAGTGGGGCTGGATCTAGGTACGAGTAAAATAGCAGTTGTCGTAGCGGAAAGGGATTCCCGTTTCCAGGATGCCCAAATTATCGGCATAGGCCTAGCACCCTCTCAGGGAATTCGCAAAGGACTGATTGTCAATCTGGAGCAGGCTATTCAATCTGTACGAATGGCAGTTCAAGACGCCGAGAAAATGGTAGGATTTGAAATAGGAGAAGCGACAGTTGCTTTCAGCGGTATTGATGCAGCTAGCGTAACATCTCGGGGTATGGTTTCCCTTGGGCGTGTTCCTCGACAAGTAGGCATCCAGGATATAGAACGGGTTATAGAAGCCGCTCAAAGTGAGCTGGCTGTCCCTTCGAATCGAGTTACTCTCCATACAATTCCTGTAAAGTACTCTCTTGACGGCAACAGTGGTATCGATGATCCTTTAGGCATGACGGGCATACGTCTTGAGATTGAATTACAGTCTGTGATTGCTCCTACATCAGTTATACAAAACATTATTAACTGTGTAGAAAGCGCCGGTATTACTGTCAATGGCCTTGTCATTAAATCTCTTGCCAGTGCTCTTGGATCTTTAACTGACGAAGAGATGAGGACAGGGGCGGTTTCCATATGTATAGGTGGAGGAACAACAGGAGTTGCGATGTTTGCTGATGGTCGTCCTGTTCGTTTATCTGTAATCCCTATTGGTGGAGACCATATTACCAATGATCTTGCTTATGTGCTGAAGATTCCTATTAGCAAAGCAGAAGAGATTAAACAACAAGTTTCTCTTTTCCCAGAGGAAAATAAAGAGGCTTTGGAAGTTGAAGCGCGAGGCCGAACGAAAACTTTAAATGCAGAAGATGTGGTGGATGTGATTTCCTGCCGTCTAGAAGAGTTACTTGTCGATTACGTGGGCAAAAGCATTGCTGACATGAATATTCATATGTTCCCAGCGGGTATAGTCCTTTCTGGCGGGGTAGCGAGATCAGAAGGTGTTGAGCCTTTTATTTCAGAAACTTTAAATTTACCAGTGCGTGTTGGGAAACCTCTTGATAGTTTCCAAATGCCTCCTGGGCGTAATGATTGTGAGTATACTACGGCTTCTGGAATTATTAGATATATTATGAATAAAGAACGTAACCCCTATCGGTATATCGAAGCACCAATCGAGGTTCTTCGATCAGGAGGTGTACCCGCTTTTATAGCGGCAAAAAGAGGAGGACATCATAAGAATCCGAAAAGCGTGAACGGAGAAGGCTTTCGCCATTTCCTCGAGATGGTGAAGAAATCGATGAAAGAACTTTTCTGA
- a CDS encoding SPOR domain-containing protein — MSARENRRQRDKKPMLPFGDLMLPIIGLIAVGLLIVGIKFFFLSGPVREAHKPVIAQETTNTTTPTSSTPSPVAEPSNTAISAQPSPEPSQQGSSGKMTTAGPVVSQEAPTQIAPSTEAAAPVSGSSQSIAVPSTKDIKPASAQEGQWGVQIGSFKNAEAAEGVKQKVTKQGYTAFVSKAVVKNAIYYRVTVTGNNNRDEAETQASRLKQAGYPVLIVRLR; from the coding sequence ATGTCAGCTCGTGAGAATCGAAGACAAAGAGATAAGAAACCGATGTTACCTTTTGGCGATTTGATGCTGCCTATTATCGGTCTCATAGCTGTTGGTCTTTTAATTGTAGGAATTAAGTTCTTTTTTCTCTCTGGCCCTGTCAGAGAGGCACATAAACCGGTAATAGCTCAGGAGACCACGAACACTACTACGCCTACGTCTTCTACTCCTTCCCCAGTGGCTGAACCTTCAAATACAGCTATTTCCGCCCAGCCATCGCCAGAACCTTCTCAGCAAGGGAGCAGCGGTAAAATGACTACGGCGGGCCCCGTCGTTTCGCAGGAGGCCCCAACTCAAATAGCTCCTTCTACAGAGGCAGCAGCTCCTGTTTCCGGGTCTTCTCAGTCTATTGCTGTTCCCAGCACAAAAGATATTAAGCCAGCTTCAGCTCAAGAGGGCCAATGGGGTGTCCAGATTGGTTCTTTTAAAAATGCAGAGGCAGCGGAAGGGGTAAAACAAAAAGTTACGAAGCAGGGGTATACGGCTTTTGTATCGAAAGCTGTGGTAAAAAATGCCATATATTATCGTGTGACGGTTACTGGTAATAATAATAGAGATGAAGCGGAAACCCAGGCTTCTCGTCTAAAACAAGCGGGCTATCCGGTTCTCATCGTTCGTCTTCGTTAG
- the murB gene encoding UDP-N-acetylmuramate dehydrogenase — protein MESRYLSTILEKHFIGPIKLDISLGPLTTLGVGGKADVCLWPATAEDLAYLYRIKAQEAFPLYILGGGSNVIISDKTLHGVVLCTRYMSSFSVERQSDKAYIEVGAGLPLSHLVAWSHRYGFSGLEFAIGIPGTVGGAVVGNAGVKGEAVSQAILWVETVDGEGHVCRWKKEDLEWGYRTSELRDKDVFVSSCGIELRAESIELVEAKMNEHWIKRSSQPYHYKSAGCIFKNPEGESAGRLLDISGCKGLRVGDAIVSEAHANFILNAGQATAADILALIEKCRKIVMERTGYMLELEVRIFELG, from the coding sequence ATGGAGAGTCGCTATCTCAGTACCATTTTGGAAAAACATTTTATTGGTCCTATTAAATTAGATATTTCTCTTGGCCCTTTGACAACTTTGGGAGTTGGTGGAAAGGCTGATGTTTGTTTGTGGCCGGCTACGGCTGAGGATTTAGCTTATCTGTACCGTATAAAGGCCCAAGAGGCTTTCCCCCTTTATATATTAGGAGGAGGAAGCAATGTTATTATCTCCGATAAAACGTTGCATGGAGTAGTGCTTTGCACTCGATATATGTCTTCTTTTTCAGTAGAACGTCAAAGTGATAAGGCTTATATAGAAGTAGGGGCAGGTCTTCCTCTTTCACATCTTGTAGCTTGGAGTCATCGTTACGGTTTTAGTGGGTTGGAATTTGCCATAGGTATTCCTGGGACAGTAGGAGGCGCTGTAGTAGGAAATGCAGGAGTAAAGGGAGAGGCTGTTTCTCAGGCTATTTTATGGGTTGAGACTGTTGACGGGGAAGGGCATGTTTGTCGATGGAAGAAAGAAGATTTGGAATGGGGATACCGAACTTCAGAGCTTAGAGATAAAGACGTGTTCGTTTCATCTTGTGGAATAGAACTACGGGCGGAGAGTATTGAGTTAGTGGAAGCTAAAATGAATGAACATTGGATAAAACGCTCTTCGCAACCGTACCATTATAAAAGTGCCGGGTGCATTTTCAAGAACCCGGAAGGCGAGAGTGCAGGCCGATTACTCGATATTTCAGGGTGCAAAGGGCTTAGAGTAGGGGATGCTATAGTCTCAGAGGCCCATGCCAACTTCATACTAAATGCGGGGCAGGCCACGGCAGCAGATATATTGGCCCTAATAGAAAAGTGCCGTAAAATAGTGATGGAGCGGACGGGATATATGTTGGAACTCGAAGTGAGGATATTTGAGTTGGGGTAA
- the murC gene encoding UDP-N-acetylmuramate--L-alanine ligase: protein MDLKIRNLDGVERIHLMGIGGAGMSGLALLLKDLGYDVSGCDVNWTSYVDKIVRDDISFMLQHGKEHLDELKPDLLIYSSAIPDDNEELCEARRRGIRIAKRGEVLSWIFDARFGIGIAGTHGKTTTSSMIALILEQSGLSPTLAIGGELCDIGVNAKLGNGPYMVAELDESDGSFEGFHPNIAVLTNADWDHVNHYPTFDSVIDAFNRFLVNPKENGVVVLCAEDVGLMKVMERNQGKNDQNDKNDIITYGWGNAWDWGAYDVEHVPGGGVSFSISKKGEYVDQIELSVSGDHNVMNALAACVVADRLEVPFTIIKKTLRSFRGAKRRMQYIGAINGVDIYDDYGHHPREVAATLNTLGQMFPGRRLNIIFQPHRYTRTAAMYRDFAEVLSSAGRLFLLPVYPADEEPIEGVNSALICTELDRRGFKNYRLCSDMFDAVSLLKDTSLPGDVIVTVGAGDVPAVGEMLLEEIEKKQVV from the coding sequence TTGGACTTGAAAATAAGAAATCTTGACGGTGTTGAGAGAATACATTTAATGGGGATAGGCGGAGCTGGTATGAGTGGACTCGCTCTATTGCTGAAAGACCTTGGTTATGATGTGAGTGGGTGCGATGTTAACTGGACCTCCTATGTGGATAAAATAGTACGAGATGATATCAGTTTCATGCTCCAACATGGGAAAGAGCATCTTGATGAGCTGAAACCGGATTTGTTGATCTATAGTAGTGCTATCCCTGACGATAATGAAGAGCTTTGTGAGGCTCGGCGCCGAGGGATTCGAATAGCAAAAAGGGGAGAAGTTCTCAGCTGGATATTTGATGCTCGTTTTGGTATTGGCATAGCTGGAACTCATGGTAAAACTACTACCTCGTCTATGATAGCTTTAATTCTGGAGCAATCTGGATTGAGCCCTACATTGGCTATTGGTGGAGAGCTTTGTGATATAGGTGTCAATGCAAAGTTGGGAAACGGGCCGTATATGGTAGCTGAGCTTGATGAGAGCGACGGTTCTTTTGAGGGGTTTCATCCTAATATAGCTGTGCTTACCAATGCGGACTGGGATCATGTTAATCATTATCCGACGTTCGATAGTGTTATAGATGCTTTTAATCGTTTTCTTGTTAATCCCAAAGAAAATGGAGTTGTAGTTCTTTGTGCTGAAGATGTGGGCTTAATGAAAGTTATGGAACGGAATCAGGGAAAGAACGACCAAAACGACAAAAACGATATTATAACTTATGGTTGGGGTAATGCCTGGGACTGGGGTGCCTATGATGTGGAGCATGTGCCCGGGGGGGGAGTATCTTTCTCCATTTCTAAAAAAGGGGAATACGTGGATCAGATAGAACTTTCTGTTTCAGGAGATCATAATGTTATGAATGCTCTCGCTGCTTGTGTTGTAGCAGATCGTCTTGAAGTGCCATTCACTATTATTAAAAAAACTTTAAGATCTTTCCGCGGAGCTAAACGTCGTATGCAATATATAGGAGCTATTAATGGCGTGGATATATATGACGATTATGGACATCATCCTCGAGAGGTTGCTGCTACGCTGAATACGTTGGGGCAAATGTTCCCTGGTAGAAGGTTGAACATTATTTTCCAACCTCATCGTTACACTCGTACTGCGGCTATGTATCGAGATTTTGCTGAAGTGCTTTCTTCAGCCGGGCGCTTATTTCTTTTGCCAGTATATCCAGCTGATGAGGAACCCATAGAGGGAGTTAATTCTGCTTTGATTTGTACAGAGCTTGATCGTCGAGGGTTCAAAAATTACCGGCTTTGTTCCGATATGTTCGATGCGGTGTCTCTCCTTAAGGACACGTCTTTGCCAGGAGATGTGATTGTGACTGTTGGTGCGGGAGATGTTCCCGCTGTAGGGGAGATGCTTCTGGAAGAAATTGAGAAGAAGCAAGTGGTGTAA
- a CDS encoding molybdopterin molybdotransferase MoeA, giving the protein MSGFVTDLTDRHSGISIASEALHFPWEVPSEMRPLEQARLCILGEGIEAPMPYPPYTRSLRDGYALRSADVTGASPTSPVYLSFRGEIPMGTFPEKPLLDGEAIAIHTGGILPRGSDGVIMLEDTMESGPWIEVRKAVQKGENVIFQGEEVKEKEKILPLGSQISCRTIGILATMGITTVPCAVLKIGIISTGDEIVDSAIDPLPLGCIRDVNSWALETLLLSKGYMAQRLGIVSDQKDSLRSALYEAFEDFDVVLVSGGSSVSVRDYCSELFQTLPQPGLIVRGLRMSPGKPVLIAGISDRKKLVLGLPGHPLACMVAARMVLLPLLRRLLGYTSTNSQSFFPVAVHTDLVGRTGIEEFYPAKIYKGGVLPLPAKSGYIGILKEADGLIRLDENTETVRQGERVDFMPW; this is encoded by the coding sequence ATGTCGGGATTTGTAACGGATCTTACAGATCGTCATAGCGGAATATCTATAGCTTCAGAAGCGCTGCATTTCCCCTGGGAAGTTCCTTCTGAAATGCGCCCTTTGGAGCAGGCGCGCCTTTGTATTTTAGGAGAGGGGATAGAGGCACCTATGCCCTATCCCCCTTATACGAGAAGCTTAAGAGACGGCTATGCTCTCCGAAGTGCCGATGTAACAGGAGCTTCTCCTACGTCTCCTGTATATTTAAGCTTTAGAGGGGAGATCCCTATGGGGACTTTCCCAGAAAAGCCCCTCCTTGATGGAGAGGCAATAGCAATTCATACAGGGGGGATTTTACCCCGCGGTTCCGATGGAGTGATAATGCTTGAAGATACCATGGAGAGTGGCCCCTGGATAGAAGTTCGAAAAGCTGTTCAAAAGGGAGAGAATGTTATCTTTCAAGGAGAGGAAGTAAAGGAAAAGGAAAAGATACTCCCTCTTGGTAGCCAGATCTCTTGTAGAACTATCGGTATTTTGGCTACTATGGGAATTACAACTGTTCCTTGCGCCGTACTGAAAATAGGCATTATTAGCACAGGCGACGAAATCGTAGATAGCGCTATTGATCCATTGCCTCTTGGTTGTATACGTGATGTTAATAGCTGGGCTTTAGAGACGCTCCTTTTATCAAAGGGATATATGGCGCAACGGCTAGGGATAGTTTCGGATCAAAAAGATTCACTGCGCTCAGCCCTTTACGAAGCCTTTGAGGACTTTGATGTGGTTCTTGTTAGTGGCGGCTCATCAGTAAGTGTGCGAGATTACTGCTCAGAGCTTTTTCAAACACTCCCTCAACCAGGACTTATTGTCCGAGGATTGAGAATGTCACCCGGGAAACCTGTTCTTATCGCGGGAATATCAGATCGTAAAAAACTCGTTTTAGGCCTCCCGGGACATCCGTTAGCTTGTATGGTCGCAGCTAGAATGGTACTTTTGCCTTTGTTGAGAAGACTTTTAGGGTATACATCAACAAACTCTCAGAGTTTCTTCCCCGTAGCAGTACACACGGATCTAGTAGGTAGAACAGGGATAGAGGAATTTTACCCGGCAAAAATCTATAAAGGGGGAGTACTTCCTTTGCCTGCAAAGTCAGGTTATATAGGAATTCTCAAAGAGGCTGACGGCCTCATAAGACTTGACGAAAATACCGAAACAGTTCGACAAGGCGAAAGGGTGGATTTCATGCCATGGTGA
- a CDS encoding UDP-N-acetylglucosamine--N-acetylmuramyl-(pentapeptide) pyrophosphoryl-undecaprenol N-acetylglucosamine transferase, which yields MKKVLLVAGGTGGHIFPALALGQWLQREKAEDIHVMYACGSRPLELEMYRQSGVEPIVLPIEGSPFGIKKIKTISRRSLGICKAIGKSMALMKKMRPDFCLLFGGYVSFAPLIAALLCRVPVAVHEQNTIAGKVTRIAHKLHLPIFSGWQECEPFQADSFYYTGIPIRNFQKVDRREAWSKLDVGIDIPEGPIVGVLSGSLTSSPLFQVICELSVESEFRHVSFLIVGGKGICPNSNNMIAVERQWDMSIIYSVVDIVIARAGASTLAELLACAIPSLIVPWRGAADGHQLSNARLFKKLTGNYVWDESSPAQVLKQNLVQCLSQERDESAKGGALVPWQNQSCELIWKTLISLVRRESL from the coding sequence ATGAAAAAAGTACTTTTAGTGGCAGGAGGAACTGGTGGACATATTTTCCCTGCGTTAGCATTAGGGCAATGGCTTCAAAGGGAAAAAGCGGAAGATATACACGTTATGTATGCATGTGGTTCAAGACCTCTTGAATTAGAGATGTATAGACAATCCGGGGTAGAACCAATAGTTCTTCCGATAGAAGGATCTCCTTTTGGTATAAAGAAAATAAAAACGATATCCCGTCGCTCCTTGGGGATATGTAAGGCGATAGGGAAGTCTATGGCTTTAATGAAAAAAATGCGACCGGATTTTTGCCTCCTTTTCGGGGGATATGTCTCCTTTGCACCATTGATAGCAGCTCTTCTTTGCCGAGTTCCAGTGGCGGTTCATGAACAAAATACTATTGCTGGAAAGGTTACTCGAATTGCCCATAAACTTCATCTTCCTATTTTTTCTGGCTGGCAGGAATGCGAACCTTTTCAAGCGGATAGTTTTTATTATACAGGTATTCCAATTAGAAACTTTCAGAAGGTTGACCGTAGAGAAGCTTGGAGTAAACTAGATGTGGGGATCGATATCCCCGAAGGCCCTATCGTTGGGGTTCTTAGCGGTTCGCTCACGAGTTCGCCTCTTTTTCAAGTTATATGTGAATTGAGCGTAGAATCAGAGTTTCGTCACGTATCTTTTCTTATTGTGGGAGGCAAAGGGATTTGTCCCAATTCAAATAACATGATAGCCGTTGAAAGACAGTGGGATATGTCTATAATCTATTCGGTTGTTGATATAGTTATCGCGAGAGCAGGGGCATCTACCCTAGCGGAATTATTAGCTTGTGCAATCCCTTCTCTTATTGTTCCTTGGAGAGGAGCTGCTGATGGGCACCAGTTATCTAATGCGCGGCTCTTCAAGAAGCTAACAGGAAACTATGTATGGGATGAGTCTTCTCCTGCGCAGGTTTTGAAACAGAATCTTGTCCAATGTTTATCACAAGAAAGAGACGAGAGCGCAAAAGGGGGGGCCCTGGTTCCATGGCAGAACCAGAGTTGCGAATTGATCTGGAAAACCTTGATCTCGTTGGTGCGAAGGGAGAGTCTGTAA